A DNA window from Streptomyces sp. CA-278952 contains the following coding sequences:
- a CDS encoding CGNR zinc finger domain-containing protein produces the protein MSEKATDTPDRSERRESSGLLLRHPDGSSFRFDPGALCLELLPTGGPGPLVYFEVLHEPADLVRWAQESRLPDGLGPGGGPGYGPGPALVVSAGEVAEARALRDALWRLAEGHVAGAPPGPDDLATLNDAAARPPLTARLAPGGNREWVPGGTGAGLLSTVARDAVDLFTGAYAHRVRTCGAHGCRLLFVDTSRPGKRRWCSMERCGNRHKVRAHRARRTADGE, from the coding sequence ATGAGTGAAAAGGCAACGGACACGCCGGATCGGTCGGAACGGCGGGAGTCTTCCGGGCTGTTGCTGAGGCATCCGGACGGCAGTTCGTTCCGGTTCGATCCGGGCGCGCTGTGCCTGGAGCTCCTGCCGACCGGGGGTCCGGGCCCCTTGGTGTACTTCGAGGTGCTGCACGAGCCGGCCGACCTGGTGCGCTGGGCGCAGGAGAGCCGGCTGCCGGACGGGCTCGGCCCGGGCGGCGGGCCCGGTTACGGCCCGGGTCCCGCGCTCGTGGTGAGCGCGGGGGAGGTGGCGGAGGCGCGTGCTCTGCGCGACGCGCTGTGGCGGCTGGCGGAGGGCCATGTGGCGGGGGCGCCGCCCGGCCCGGACGACCTCGCCACCCTCAACGACGCCGCGGCGCGCCCGCCCCTGACGGCCCGGCTCGCCCCGGGCGGGAACCGGGAATGGGTCCCCGGGGGCACCGGGGCCGGGCTGCTGTCCACCGTCGCCCGCGATGCGGTCGACCTGTTCACCGGGGCGTACGCCCACCGGGTCCGCACGTGCGGCGCGCACGGCTGCCGCCTGCTGTTCGTCGACACCTCCCGCCCCGGCAAGCGTCGCTGGTGCTCGATGGAGCGCTGCGGCAACCGCCACAAGGTCCGGGCCCACCGCGCCCGGCGCACCGCCGACGGGGAGTGA
- a CDS encoding DUF397 domain-containing protein produces MTTETPRWFTSSYSENGGQCVEVATNLATPHGIVPVRDSKNVSGPALDIPASAFTAFVAGVRAGDLGTV; encoded by the coding sequence GTGACAACCGAGACCCCCCGTTGGTTCACGTCCTCGTACAGCGAAAACGGCGGCCAGTGCGTCGAGGTCGCCACCAACCTCGCCACCCCGCACGGCATCGTCCCCGTCCGCGACTCCAAGAACGTGAGCGGCCCGGCCCTCGACATCCCCGCGAGCGCGTTCACCGCCTTCGTCGCGGGCGTCCGGGCCGGAGACCTCGGCACCGTCTGA
- a CDS encoding helix-turn-helix domain-containing protein: MNIKELNPESSAQAAYGARLRGLREQRCWTQEELGNRNGYSSTHISSVETGRKLATLRFSRSTDRVLGLTGTEASFERELGQIKHGSLLEGFPEFLGYERRAAEIRLYEVGVIPGLLQTPEYATVLADSVVRRQGITADQAQERVALVAERQAALVREKPPLVFAMLDESCLRRPVGRPEVMKAQMDRLIEFAEQPNTVLQVVPFTMGEHRPFSLPITILTMPDRSLMSYAESAQQGYLERESGSVVPHLTAYHQMQAVAPSQAASVDMFRQLRKGTP; the protein is encoded by the coding sequence GTGAACATCAAGGAGTTGAACCCGGAAAGCTCCGCGCAGGCGGCCTACGGTGCACGTCTGCGCGGGTTACGGGAGCAGCGGTGCTGGACACAGGAGGAGCTGGGGAACCGCAACGGCTACTCCAGCACGCACATCTCGTCGGTGGAAACTGGTCGTAAACTCGCGACCTTGCGCTTTTCGCGCAGTACCGACCGGGTGCTGGGGCTCACCGGGACCGAGGCGTCGTTCGAGCGCGAACTGGGCCAGATCAAGCACGGCAGCCTGCTGGAGGGCTTCCCGGAGTTCCTCGGTTACGAGCGCCGGGCGGCGGAGATCCGGCTGTACGAGGTCGGCGTCATCCCGGGCCTGCTCCAGACACCGGAGTATGCGACGGTCCTGGCAGACAGTGTCGTCAGGCGACAAGGGATCACCGCCGACCAGGCGCAGGAGCGGGTCGCGCTGGTCGCGGAGCGTCAGGCGGCGCTGGTCCGGGAGAAGCCGCCGCTGGTCTTCGCGATGCTGGACGAGAGCTGCCTCCGCAGGCCGGTCGGCAGGCCGGAGGTCATGAAGGCACAGATGGACCGGCTCATCGAGTTCGCCGAGCAGCCCAACACGGTGCTCCAGGTGGTGCCGTTCACCATGGGAGAGCACCGCCCGTTCAGTCTGCCGATCACCATTCTGACGATGCCCGACCGCTCGCTCATGTCGTACGCGGAGTCGGCGCAGCAGGGCTATCTGGAGCGTGAAAGCGGCTCGGTAGTCCCGCATCTGACGGCCTACCATCAGATGCAGGCGGTAGCGCCCTCCCAGGCCGCGTCCGTAGACATGTTCAGGCAGTTGCGAAAGGGCACCCCGTGA
- a CDS encoding MerR family transcriptional regulator: MTAGDSFGRLDDDDYPAYTMGRAAEMLGTTQGFLRAIGEARLITPLRSEGGHRRYSRYQLRMAARARELVDQGTPIEAACRIVILEDQLEEAQRINAEYRKAATSENPTTAG, from the coding sequence ATGACAGCAGGCGACTCGTTCGGACGTCTCGATGACGACGACTATCCCGCCTACACCATGGGCCGGGCCGCCGAGATGCTCGGTACCACGCAGGGCTTCCTCCGAGCCATCGGAGAGGCCCGCCTGATCACCCCGCTGCGTTCCGAGGGCGGGCATCGCCGCTACTCCCGCTACCAGCTGCGTATGGCCGCACGGGCCCGGGAGCTCGTCGACCAGGGGACCCCCATCGAGGCTGCCTGCCGCATCGTCATCCTCGAAGACCAGCTTGAGGAAGCCCAGCGCATCAACGCCGAATACCGCAAAGCCGCCACGTCGGAGAACCCGACGACCGCAGGCTGA
- a CDS encoding VOC family protein produces MRTTRTTRSAVRGRGGGCSCSGVPEPKTVKNRLHIDVHSAPGQRDGEEARLVELGARVVRTFDERGGSWVVMMDPEDNEFCLS; encoded by the coding sequence ATCCGGACGACCCGTACGACGAGGTCAGCGGTACGGGGCAGGGGCGGCGGCTGCTCTTGCAGCGGGGTACCGGAGCCGAAGACCGTGAAGAACCGCCTCCACATCGACGTGCACTCCGCGCCGGGGCAGCGCGACGGGGAGGAGGCACGGCTGGTGGAGCTGGGCGCGCGGGTGGTGCGCACGTTCGACGAGCGGGGCGGGAGCTGGGTCGTCATGATGGACCCCGAGGACAACGAGTTCTGCCTCAGCTGA